A region from the Streptomyces sp. 3214.6 genome encodes:
- a CDS encoding trans-sulfuration enzyme family protein, whose protein sequence is MDSTAASTHAYHRVRTSGAPRALATEAVHAGRDDLARQGLHAPPIDLSTTYPSHDSRAEAARIDAFAATGVEPEGPPVYGRLGNPTVARFETALARLEGAESAVAFASGMAALSAVLLARAATGLRHVVAVRPLYGCSDHLLTAGLLGSEVTWTDPAGIADALRPDTGLVMVESPANPTLAEVDLRAVAHACGSVPLLADNTFATPVLQRPVEQGARLVLHSATKYLGGHGDVLGGVVACDEEFAGQLRQIRFATGGVLHPLAGYLLLRGLSTLPVRVRAASATAAELARRLAADPRVARVHYPRIGGAMIAFEVSGDPHEVIAGVRLITPAVSLGSVDTLIQHPASISHRIVDAQERRGAGVSDRLLRLSVGLEDVEDLWADLTGALGPVRAPGTSVTV, encoded by the coding sequence ATGGACTCAACCGCTGCGAGCACGCACGCGTACCACCGGGTACGTACGTCTGGAGCGCCCCGCGCACTGGCCACCGAGGCCGTGCACGCCGGGCGGGACGACCTGGCCCGGCAGGGCCTGCACGCCCCGCCCATCGACCTGTCCACCACCTACCCCTCCCACGACAGCCGCGCCGAGGCCGCCCGTATCGACGCGTTCGCCGCGACCGGCGTGGAGCCGGAGGGCCCGCCCGTCTACGGCCGGCTGGGCAACCCGACGGTCGCCCGCTTCGAGACGGCTCTCGCCCGGCTGGAGGGCGCCGAGAGCGCCGTCGCCTTCGCCAGCGGGATGGCGGCGCTGAGCGCGGTCCTGCTCGCGCGCGCCGCGACGGGCCTGCGGCACGTCGTCGCCGTCCGCCCCCTGTACGGCTGCAGCGACCATCTGCTGACCGCGGGACTGCTCGGCTCCGAGGTCACCTGGACCGACCCGGCAGGCATCGCCGACGCGTTGCGCCCCGACACCGGCCTGGTCATGGTCGAGTCGCCGGCCAACCCGACCCTCGCCGAGGTCGACCTGCGGGCCGTCGCCCACGCCTGCGGGTCGGTCCCGCTGCTCGCCGACAACACCTTCGCCACGCCCGTGCTGCAACGTCCCGTCGAGCAGGGCGCGCGGCTCGTCCTGCACAGCGCCACGAAATACCTGGGCGGGCACGGGGACGTCCTGGGGGGCGTCGTCGCCTGTGACGAGGAGTTCGCCGGACAACTGCGGCAGATACGTTTCGCCACCGGTGGTGTGCTGCATCCGCTGGCCGGCTATCTGCTGCTGCGCGGCTTGTCGACGCTTCCGGTGCGGGTGCGGGCCGCGTCGGCGACCGCCGCCGAACTGGCCCGGCGACTGGCCGCCGACCCGCGTGTCGCCCGCGTCCACTATCCGCGCATCGGCGGCGCGATGATCGCCTTCGAGGTGTCCGGCGACCCGCACGAGGTGATCGCGGGCGTCCGGCTGATCACCCCGGCCGTGAGCCTCGGCAGCGTCGACACGCTCATCCAGCACCCGGCGTCCATCAGCCACCGCATCGTGGACGCGCAGGAGCGCCGGGGCGCGGGCGTGAGCGACCGGCTGCTGCGGCTGTCGGTCGGGCTGGAGGACGTAGAGGATCTGTGGGCCGATCTGACGGGGGCACTGGGGCCGGTGCGCGCGCCGGGGACGTCCGTCACCGTATGA
- a CDS encoding GNAT family N-acetyltransferase: MHHWRRDLVELAALFTAVAVADGVANLVGHGPDGPALLAVSAALLVATAGFHTWWARRHGHAPPTGDTDARRRSEEPQAGLSELPSAVAEESALWRMRTTVKDAPGSLAALCAALAGHRVDILSLQTHPLGEDTVDEFLLRAPGALAAAEITRAVARAGGSSTWIERADAHDLVDAPTRLLGLATRTALDAAELPLALRQLLGRCTIRSLPATAGTRGRGPEGVPVEGVLEETVMRLRAPEGGVITVERPYLPFTPTEFARARALVELDARLGPRVPLGQDVLTLPEGNDITVRRADTGDVQAAKAMHERCSARTLGMRYHGPVGDADRYLNHLLSPRFGQTLAVQTPSGRVVGLGHLLWDGDETEVALLVEDQWQRRGIGAELLGRLVAMAVEAGCESVYAVTQASNTGMVAAMRGLGLPLDYQIEEGTLVITARLEKNAAHETPRRHGERVTRD, encoded by the coding sequence GTGCACCACTGGCGGCGGGACCTGGTGGAACTCGCCGCGCTCTTCACGGCCGTCGCGGTGGCCGACGGTGTGGCGAACCTGGTGGGCCACGGCCCCGACGGCCCGGCACTGCTGGCCGTCTCCGCCGCCCTGCTCGTCGCCACGGCCGGCTTCCACACATGGTGGGCACGCCGCCACGGTCACGCGCCGCCGACGGGCGATACCGATGCCCGGCGACGCTCCGAGGAGCCGCAGGCCGGGCTGTCCGAGCTGCCCTCCGCGGTCGCCGAGGAAAGCGCCCTGTGGCGGATGCGGACGACCGTGAAGGACGCTCCGGGGTCGCTGGCGGCGCTGTGCGCGGCGCTCGCCGGCCACCGGGTGGACATACTGAGCCTGCAGACCCACCCGCTGGGCGAGGACACGGTCGACGAGTTCCTGCTGCGCGCCCCGGGAGCCCTCGCGGCGGCCGAGATCACCCGCGCCGTCGCGCGGGCCGGCGGTTCGAGCACCTGGATCGAACGGGCCGACGCCCACGATCTGGTGGACGCGCCGACCCGGCTCCTGGGCCTGGCCACCCGCACCGCCCTGGACGCGGCCGAACTGCCGCTGGCTCTGCGGCAGTTGCTCGGCAGGTGCACGATCCGCTCGCTTCCCGCCACGGCCGGAACCCGCGGCCGGGGGCCGGAGGGCGTACCCGTGGAGGGTGTGCTGGAGGAGACCGTGATGCGGCTGCGGGCGCCGGAGGGCGGAGTGATCACCGTGGAGCGGCCGTATCTGCCGTTCACCCCGACCGAGTTCGCACGCGCGCGTGCCCTGGTGGAGCTCGACGCCCGGCTCGGGCCGCGGGTCCCGCTCGGCCAGGACGTGCTGACGCTGCCCGAGGGCAACGACATCACCGTGCGCCGGGCCGACACCGGTGACGTGCAGGCGGCGAAGGCGATGCACGAGCGGTGCTCGGCCCGCACGCTCGGGATGCGCTACCACGGGCCCGTCGGCGACGCCGACCGCTACCTCAACCACCTGCTCAGTCCCCGCTTCGGCCAGACCCTGGCCGTGCAGACGCCGTCCGGCCGCGTCGTCGGCCTCGGCCACCTGCTGTGGGACGGCGACGAGACGGAGGTCGCGCTGCTGGTCGAGGACCAGTGGCAGCGCCGCGGCATCGGCGCCGAACTGCTCGGCCGGCTGGTGGCGATGGCCGTCGAGGCGGGCTGCGAGAGCGTGTACGCCGTGACGCAGGCCTCCAACACGGGCATGGTCGCCGCCATGCGCGGCCTCGGCCTGCCCCTCGACTACCAGATCGAGGAGGGAACGCTCGTGATCACCGCGCGCCTGGAGAAGAACGCGGCGCACGAGACGCCCCGCCGGCACGGAGAACGCGTCACACGCGACTGA
- a CDS encoding alkaline phosphatase D family protein codes for MSPSPFPGRRSVLRGSLAASAALTLPAALGAAPAFALSGRPEAGWGVQTGDVTSDSGLVWVRSDRPARMVVETAATESFRGARRCYGPLLGAGTDFTGTTRLHGLPAGEQIHYRVLLADPDDPRRTGEPVTGTFRTAPLGRRHGVRFLWSGDLAGQGWGINPDIGGYRIYDAMAKLDPDFFLCSGDNIYADGPITATQALPDGSLYRNITTEEKSKVAETLAEFRGNFRYNLLDENLRRFNAQVPSIIQWDDHEVRNNWYPGEVIAASDTRYTEKSVDVLAGRARRAFSEYFPISTLRPGAKEGRVHRVVRHGPLLDVFVLDMRTYRNANSPDDQRVDPQGILGAEQLEWLKRELSRSRAVWKVIAADMPLGLVVPDATEGKANIEAVAQGDPGAPLGRELQIAELLRYIKHRRITGTVWLTADVHHTSAQHYQPSRAAFTDFEPFWEFVSGPLNAGAFPASALDNTFGPERVFVKAPTAANVSPAAGYQFFGEVDIDGDSGELTVRLREQDGTVLFTQVLQPGRVGQ; via the coding sequence ATGTCACCCAGTCCGTTTCCCGGGCGCCGCAGCGTCCTGCGCGGCTCGCTCGCCGCTTCCGCGGCCCTGACCCTGCCCGCCGCGCTCGGCGCCGCTCCCGCCTTCGCGCTGTCCGGGCGGCCCGAGGCGGGCTGGGGTGTGCAGACCGGGGACGTGACGTCCGACTCCGGGCTGGTGTGGGTGCGCTCCGACCGTCCGGCGCGGATGGTCGTCGAGACGGCGGCGACCGAGTCCTTCCGGGGCGCCCGCCGCTGTTACGGCCCGCTGCTCGGCGCCGGTACGGACTTCACCGGCACGACCCGGCTGCACGGACTGCCTGCCGGCGAGCAGATCCACTACCGTGTGCTGCTCGCCGACCCGGACGACCCGCGTCGCACCGGCGAGCCGGTGACCGGCACCTTCCGCACCGCGCCGCTCGGACGTCGTCACGGCGTGCGCTTCCTGTGGTCCGGTGACCTGGCCGGCCAGGGCTGGGGCATCAACCCCGACATCGGCGGCTACCGCATCTACGACGCGATGGCCAAGCTCGACCCCGACTTCTTCCTGTGCAGCGGCGACAACATCTACGCCGACGGACCGATCACGGCGACGCAGGCGCTGCCCGACGGCAGCCTCTACCGGAACATCACCACCGAGGAGAAGTCGAAGGTCGCCGAGACCCTCGCCGAGTTCCGCGGCAACTTCCGCTACAACCTGCTGGACGAGAACCTGCGCCGGTTCAACGCCCAGGTGCCCTCCATCATCCAGTGGGACGACCACGAGGTCCGCAACAACTGGTACCCGGGCGAGGTGATCGCCGCCTCCGACACCCGCTACACCGAGAAGAGCGTCGACGTGCTCGCGGGGCGGGCGCGGCGGGCGTTCAGCGAGTACTTCCCGATCTCGACGCTGCGTCCGGGCGCCAAGGAGGGCCGCGTCCACCGGGTGGTGCGGCACGGCCCGCTGCTCGACGTGTTCGTCCTGGACATGCGGACGTACCGCAACGCGAACTCGCCCGACGACCAGAGGGTGGACCCGCAGGGCATCCTCGGCGCCGAGCAACTGGAGTGGCTCAAGCGGGAGCTGTCGCGCTCGCGCGCGGTGTGGAAGGTCATCGCCGCCGACATGCCGCTGGGGCTGGTCGTGCCGGACGCCACCGAGGGCAAGGCGAACATCGAGGCCGTCGCGCAGGGCGACCCGGGCGCGCCGCTCGGCCGTGAGCTGCAGATCGCCGAGCTGCTGCGGTACATCAAGCACCGGCGGATCACCGGCACGGTGTGGCTGACGGCCGACGTGCACCACACCTCGGCGCAGCACTACCAGCCGTCGCGGGCCGCGTTCACCGACTTCGAGCCGTTCTGGGAGTTCGTCTCCGGGCCGCTGAACGCGGGCGCCTTCCCGGCCAGCGCGCTCGACAACACCTTCGGTCCGGAGCGGGTGTTCGTGAAGGCGCCGACCGCCGCGAACGTCTCGCCGGCGGCCGGCTACCAGTTCTTCGGGGAGGTCGACATCGACGGCGACAGCGGCGAGTTGACGGTCCGGCTGCGTGAGCAGGACGGCACGGTGCTGTTCACGCAGGTGCTGCAGCCGGGACGGGTCGGGCAGTAG
- the pdxR gene encoding MocR-like pyridoxine biosynthesis transcription factor PdxR has protein sequence MTSSGTNPDGPSDPSGPSRASGPFGSAAWEVLLPAVSAPARARGRALQAALRDAVRSGRLVQGTRLPSSRDLAADLGVSRGLVTEAYEQLTAEGYLRSGRGAGTWVGGAVRAARPRARDHAPRTPGARVDFVPGTPDLSLFPRAAWAAAQRGVLAELPHHELGYPDPRGLPRLRTALAELLARRRDVVADPERLVVVSGVAQATALFGLALHARGLAAIGVEDPGSPQHSALYAAAGVTSVPLPLDAEGPALETLWSSGVRAVVTTPAHQFPTGIAYSARRRTELLDWARNVDGFVLEDDYDGDFRYDRAPVGALQGLDPERVAYTGSVSKSLAPGLRLGWLLVPETLAEEVVERKRTMDLGHPALDQALFARFVERGDYDRQLRRCQRAYRERRDALVSALQEHFPGAWVSGIAAGLHVIAGLPRRYGPQERFLERVAAVGVEVRALSAYAHARAGAEDGAAEVRLVLGYAQLSPARIRDGVRLMREAAGQ, from the coding sequence ATGACGTCATCGGGGACCAATCCTGACGGCCCGTCCGACCCTTCCGGCCCGTCACGCGCGTCCGGCCCGTTCGGTTCGGCGGCCTGGGAGGTGCTGTTGCCGGCCGTTTCCGCACCGGCACGCGCGCGTGGACGTGCGCTCCAGGCCGCGCTGCGGGACGCGGTGCGCTCGGGGCGGCTCGTCCAGGGCACCCGGCTGCCGTCCAGCCGGGATCTCGCCGCCGACCTCGGGGTGTCGCGCGGGCTGGTCACGGAGGCCTACGAGCAGTTGACGGCCGAGGGCTATCTGCGCAGCGGCCGGGGGGCCGGCACCTGGGTGGGCGGCGCCGTGCGGGCGGCTCGGCCACGCGCGCGTGACCACGCTCCGCGCACCCCGGGCGCGCGGGTCGACTTCGTACCGGGGACGCCGGACCTGTCGCTGTTCCCGCGCGCCGCCTGGGCGGCCGCGCAGCGGGGAGTGCTCGCCGAGCTGCCCCACCACGAGCTCGGCTATCCCGACCCGCGCGGGCTGCCCCGACTGCGCACCGCGCTCGCCGAACTCCTCGCCCGCCGCCGGGACGTGGTCGCCGACCCGGAGCGCCTCGTGGTGGTCTCGGGCGTGGCCCAGGCGACGGCGCTCTTCGGCCTGGCGCTGCACGCGCGCGGGCTGGCCGCGATCGGCGTCGAGGACCCCGGAAGCCCCCAGCACAGTGCTCTGTACGCGGCGGCCGGCGTCACCTCCGTACCTCTCCCGCTCGACGCGGAGGGGCCCGCTCTGGAGACACTGTGGTCGTCCGGCGTACGGGCCGTGGTGACGACGCCCGCGCACCAGTTCCCCACCGGGATCGCGTACTCCGCACGGCGTCGCACCGAACTGCTCGACTGGGCGAGGAACGTGGACGGCTTCGTGCTGGAGGACGACTACGACGGCGACTTCCGCTACGACCGCGCTCCCGTGGGAGCGCTGCAGGGCCTCGACCCGGAGCGCGTGGCCTACACCGGGTCGGTCAGCAAGTCACTCGCGCCGGGACTGCGGCTGGGCTGGCTGCTCGTCCCCGAGACGCTGGCCGAGGAGGTCGTCGAACGCAAGCGCACCATGGACCTCGGTCATCCCGCCCTCGACCAGGCGCTGTTCGCCCGGTTCGTGGAGCGCGGCGACTACGACCGCCAGCTGCGCCGCTGCCAGCGGGCCTACCGGGAGCGCCGGGACGCCCTCGTGAGCGCGCTCCAGGAGCACTTCCCCGGGGCGTGGGTGTCCGGCATCGCGGCGGGGCTGCATGTCATCGCCGGGCTGCCGCGGCGGTACGGGCCGCAGGAGCGGTTTCTGGAACGGGTGGCCGCCGTCGGTGTCGAGGTGCGTGCGCTCAGCGCGTACGCACACGCGCGTGCCGGAGCAGAAGACGGCGCTGCGGAGGTACGGCTCGTGCTCGGCTACGCGCAGCTGTCGCCCGCCCGTATCCGGGACGGGGTGCGGCTGATGCGGGAGGCCGCCGGGCAGTGA
- a CDS encoding alpha/beta fold hydrolase, with translation MSATVSFTVPSPSGPLPVTVSYARVGEGEPLLLLHGIGHHRQAWDPVVDILAAERDVIAVDLPGFGVSPALPDGLAYDLPTTAAVFGAFCEELGLDRPHVAGNSLGGLLALELGREKLVRTVTALSPAGFWSEAERRYAFGVLMTMRQISRRLPLPLVERLASTAAGRTALTSTIYARPSRRSPEAVVAETLALARATGFDQTLRAGTTVRFTDDLPGMPVTVGWGTRDWLLVRRQGLRAKQIIPAARLVRLPGCGHCPMNDDPALVARVILDGSR, from the coding sequence ATGTCCGCCACCGTCTCCTTCACGGTCCCCTCTCCCAGTGGCCCGCTGCCCGTGACCGTCTCCTACGCGCGCGTGGGCGAGGGCGAACCGCTGCTCCTGCTGCACGGCATCGGTCACCACCGGCAGGCCTGGGACCCGGTGGTGGACATCCTGGCCGCCGAGCGCGACGTGATCGCCGTGGACCTGCCCGGCTTCGGCGTCTCCCCCGCCCTGCCCGACGGGCTCGCCTACGACCTGCCCACGACGGCCGCCGTGTTCGGCGCCTTCTGCGAGGAGCTGGGGCTGGACCGCCCCCACGTGGCCGGCAACTCCCTCGGCGGCCTGCTCGCCCTGGAACTCGGCCGGGAGAAGCTCGTACGGACGGTCACGGCACTGTCCCCGGCCGGGTTCTGGTCGGAGGCCGAACGGCGCTACGCCTTCGGCGTCCTGATGACGATGCGGCAGATCTCCCGCCGGCTGCCGCTGCCCCTCGTCGAGCGGTTGGCGAGCACGGCGGCCGGCCGTACCGCCCTCACCAGCACCATCTACGCCCGCCCGAGCCGCCGCTCACCCGAGGCCGTGGTCGCCGAGACGCTGGCCCTGGCCCGGGCCACCGGGTTCGACCAGACCCTGCGGGCCGGCACCACCGTCCGGTTCACCGACGACCTCCCCGGCATGCCGGTCACGGTCGGCTGGGGCACCCGTGACTGGCTGCTCGTACGCCGCCAGGGCCTGCGAGCCAAGCAGATCATCCCGGCCGCCCGCCTGGTCCGACTGCCCGGCTGCGGCCACTGCCCGATGAACGACGACCCGGCGCTCGTCGCCCGCGTGATCCTCGACGGCAGCCGCTGA
- a CDS encoding NADPH-dependent F420 reductase yields MRYAVLGTGQVGRTLGGKLVELGHTVVLGSRTKDKPAALEWAREAGDGASAGTFAEAAAAAEVVVNAVAGRVSLAALEAAGSSHLDGKVVVDVSNPLEFDDGQARLSPVESDSVGEQIQRAFPHARVVKTLNTVNCEVMVDPARVPGEHQIFVCGEDADAKEQVTALLGEFGWPADRVLDLGGIRAARSVEMWLPLWLDLMRHFGHADFNLELRRAR; encoded by the coding sequence GTGCGGTACGCGGTACTGGGTACGGGACAGGTCGGTCGCACGCTGGGCGGAAAACTCGTGGAGCTGGGGCACACGGTGGTCCTGGGTTCGCGCACGAAGGACAAGCCGGCAGCCCTGGAGTGGGCTCGGGAGGCGGGCGACGGAGCGAGCGCCGGCACGTTCGCCGAGGCGGCCGCGGCTGCCGAGGTGGTCGTGAACGCGGTGGCGGGGCGGGTCTCGTTGGCCGCGCTGGAGGCGGCCGGGTCGTCCCACCTCGACGGGAAGGTCGTGGTGGACGTCTCCAACCCGCTGGAATTCGACGACGGGCAGGCGCGGCTGTCGCCGGTGGAGTCGGACAGTGTGGGCGAGCAGATCCAGCGGGCGTTTCCGCACGCGCGCGTGGTGAAGACCCTCAACACCGTCAACTGCGAGGTGATGGTGGATCCCGCGCGCGTGCCGGGCGAGCACCAGATCTTCGTGTGCGGGGAGGACGCGGACGCCAAGGAACAGGTCACGGCGCTGCTCGGGGAGTTCGGCTGGCCGGCGGACCGGGTGCTCGACCTGGGCGGCATCCGGGCGGCGCGCAGCGTGGAGATGTGGTTGCCGCTGTGGCTGGACCTCATGCGTCACTTCGGTCACGCGGACTTCAACCTGGAGCTGCGCAGGGCACGTTGA
- a CDS encoding GntR family transcriptional regulator, with protein sequence MGTTQLESVPEPKYWHLKTVLSEALDSEFTVGEILPNERELAARFGVARATLRQALEQLELEGRLQRRRGVGTTVAPPRMGVAVGTDQQVWPGMGDDAWQAVDCTLAAPPAAVATALETARDQAVHIVRRSRVSHGQPVAAELLYVPRTSVPDLAAIDASSEGAHARAVLRELQHLELQGQDRAVELGSARADDAKELDRLPGAPVLVVTTRFFAQGRTAALSVATYRADTCRLTFGASGGVEIHHGPEQQAS encoded by the coding sequence GTGGGGACCACGCAACTGGAATCGGTACCGGAACCGAAGTACTGGCATCTCAAGACCGTGCTCAGCGAGGCACTCGACTCCGAATTCACGGTGGGGGAGATCCTGCCCAACGAGCGTGAGCTGGCCGCCCGTTTCGGCGTGGCCCGTGCGACGCTCCGTCAGGCGCTGGAGCAGCTCGAACTGGAGGGCCGACTGCAGCGCCGTCGTGGCGTCGGCACCACCGTCGCGCCGCCGCGCATGGGCGTCGCCGTCGGCACCGACCAGCAGGTCTGGCCGGGCATGGGCGACGACGCCTGGCAGGCCGTGGACTGCACGCTCGCGGCGCCGCCCGCGGCCGTCGCCACCGCCCTGGAGACCGCCCGCGACCAGGCCGTGCACATCGTGCGCCGCTCGCGGGTCTCGCACGGGCAGCCCGTCGCCGCGGAACTGCTCTACGTCCCCCGGACGTCGGTGCCCGACCTCGCCGCGATCGACGCCTCGTCCGAGGGGGCACACGCGCGTGCGGTGCTGCGCGAACTGCAGCACCTGGAGCTGCAGGGTCAGGACCGCGCCGTGGAGCTGGGCTCGGCCCGCGCGGACGACGCCAAGGAGCTCGACCGGCTCCCCGGCGCGCCCGTCCTCGTCGTCACCACCCGCTTCTTCGCGCAGGGCCGCACCGCGGCGCTCTCCGTGGCCACGTATCGCGCTGACACGTGCCGCCTGACGTTCGGCGCGTCCGGCGGCGTGGAGATACACCACGGCCCGGAGCAGCAGGCGTCCTGA
- a CDS encoding ROK family transcriptional regulator — MGQLTGGDPSLLRRINSAVVLHALRATDCATLTEITRVTGLSRPTVEGVVEDLIQAGLVVEQAAEEGAARRQGRPARRFRFRAEAGHLLGLEIGSHRVAALLADLDGRVLGAQAKDVDEGAPADERLERLRTAVAELLRRAGVPRASLRAVGVGTPGIVEADGTVRLGTALPEWTGLRLGERLSRSFKCPVLVENDANAAAVAEHWKGSATESDDVVFVLAGLSPGAGALIGGRLHRGYGGAAGEIGALHLLGREATPETLLSTTDEPLHPLDEQAVAKVFAQARRGDRQARAAVDRFIQRLVHDVAALVLALDPELVVVGGWAAGLDGVLEPLRQELARYCLRPPKVTLSLLGEAAVATGALRLALDHVEEQLFAVEGTVTARR, encoded by the coding sequence TTGGGGCAGCTGACCGGCGGGGATCCCTCGCTGTTGCGAAGGATCAATTCCGCGGTGGTGCTGCATGCGCTGCGTGCCACGGACTGCGCCACGCTCACGGAGATCACCCGCGTGACCGGGTTGTCCCGGCCGACCGTCGAGGGGGTCGTCGAGGACCTCATCCAGGCGGGGCTCGTCGTCGAGCAGGCGGCGGAGGAGGGTGCCGCACGACGGCAGGGGCGGCCCGCGCGGCGGTTCCGGTTCCGGGCGGAGGCCGGGCATCTGCTGGGTCTGGAGATCGGCTCGCATCGGGTGGCCGCGCTGCTGGCCGACCTGGACGGCCGGGTGCTGGGCGCGCAGGCCAAGGACGTCGACGAGGGCGCTCCGGCGGACGAGCGGCTGGAGCGGCTGCGGACGGCGGTCGCCGAACTGCTGCGCCGGGCCGGCGTGCCGCGCGCCTCCCTGCGGGCGGTGGGGGTCGGCACGCCCGGGATCGTCGAGGCGGACGGGACCGTGCGGCTGGGCACGGCGTTGCCCGAGTGGACCGGACTGCGGCTGGGCGAGCGGCTGAGTCGTTCCTTCAAGTGTCCGGTGCTGGTGGAGAACGACGCCAACGCGGCGGCCGTGGCCGAGCACTGGAAGGGGTCGGCCACCGAGTCCGACGACGTCGTCTTCGTGTTGGCCGGGCTGAGTCCGGGTGCCGGCGCGCTGATCGGGGGTCGGCTGCACCGGGGGTACGGCGGGGCGGCCGGGGAGATCGGCGCGCTGCACCTGCTCGGGCGGGAGGCGACCCCGGAGACGCTGTTGTCGACGACGGACGAGCCGCTGCATCCGCTGGACGAGCAGGCGGTCGCGAAGGTGTTCGCGCAGGCACGCCGGGGCGACCGGCAGGCGCGGGCGGCGGTGGACCGCTTCATCCAGCGGCTGGTGCACGACGTGGCCGCGCTGGTCCTGGCGCTCGACCCGGAGCTGGTCGTGGTCGGCGGCTGGGCGGCCGGTCTGGACGGTGTACTGGAGCCGCTGCGCCAGGAGTTGGCGCGGTACTGTCTGCGACCGCCGAAGGTGACCCTGTCGTTGCTCGGCGAGGCGGCGGTGGCGACGGGGGCGCTGCGGCTCGCCCTCGACCATGTGGAGGAGCAGTTGTTCGCGGTGGAGGGGACGGTGACGGCGCGGCGCTGA
- a CDS encoding response regulator transcription factor — MPVTVLLVDDEPLVRAGLRAVLEAQSDIEVVGEAADGAAVIPLVRQLRPDVVAMDVRMPLMDGIEATRAVLRTVAEPPKILVVTTFENDEYVYEALRAGADGFLLKRARPAEIVHAVRLVAEGESLLFPASVRRLAAEYGEGGGNRAARDTLERARLTEREAEVLRLMARGMSNAEIAARLLVGAETVKSHVSAVLAKLGARDRTQAVITAYESGFVAPG; from the coding sequence ATGCCGGTGACCGTGCTCCTTGTCGACGACGAACCCCTGGTCCGCGCCGGGTTGCGGGCCGTGCTGGAGGCGCAGTCCGACATCGAGGTCGTCGGCGAGGCGGCGGACGGGGCGGCGGTGATCCCGCTGGTGCGGCAGCTGCGGCCGGACGTGGTCGCCATGGACGTACGCATGCCGCTGATGGACGGGATCGAGGCCACGCGTGCGGTGCTGCGGACGGTAGCCGAGCCGCCGAAGATCCTGGTCGTGACGACGTTCGAGAACGACGAGTACGTGTACGAGGCGCTACGCGCGGGCGCGGACGGGTTTCTGCTGAAGCGCGCCCGGCCCGCCGAGATCGTGCACGCGGTGCGCCTGGTCGCCGAGGGCGAGTCACTGCTGTTCCCGGCGTCGGTGCGGCGGCTGGCCGCCGAGTACGGCGAAGGCGGAGGCAACCGCGCGGCCCGGGACACGCTGGAGCGGGCCCGGCTGACCGAGCGGGAGGCCGAGGTACTGCGGCTGATGGCGCGCGGCATGTCGAACGCGGAGATCGCCGCGCGGCTCCTTGTGGGGGCGGAGACGGTCAAGTCACATGTCAGCGCGGTACTGGCGAAGCTCGGGGCGCGGGATCGGACGCAGGCGGTGATCACGGCGTACGAGTCGGGGTTCGTCGCACCGGGGTGA